The following are encoded together in the Nitrospirota bacterium genome:
- the moeB gene encoding molybdopterin-synthase adenylyltransferase MoeB, translated as MKFSEEQHLRYLRHIMLPEVGIEGQIKISNAKVFVVGAGGLGSPVGYYLSAAGVGTIAFIDNDNVDLSNLQRQIAHSTKTLGKPKVDSAKKTFESLNPDVHIVAIRDRLTKLNVLEHIKNYDIVVDCSDNFSTRFLVNDACVMSKKPLVTGAIFKFEGQLTVVVPGDGPCYRCLFEEPPPPGVLPAPSEVGLFGAIPGVIGTLQAAEVLKLILQIGTLLKGELLIYNALKPSFRKVKIPKNPNCPVCSDKPTITKLIEYS; from the coding sequence ATGAAATTTAGTGAGGAACAGCACCTCCGTTACCTGCGACATATAATGCTCCCCGAAGTCGGGATAGAAGGGCAGATTAAGATTTCTAATGCAAAGGTCTTCGTAGTTGGTGCTGGGGGACTCGGCTCACCAGTTGGTTATTACCTCTCAGCAGCAGGGGTTGGAACCATAGCATTCATTGATAATGACAACGTTGATTTAAGCAATCTCCAGCGACAGATAGCTCACAGCACAAAGACACTCGGCAAACCAAAAGTTGATTCTGCAAAAAAGACATTCGAATCTCTCAATCCCGATGTCCATATCGTTGCAATCAGGGACAGATTAACAAAACTGAATGTCCTTGAGCACATAAAAAATTACGATATTGTAGTAGATTGCAGTGATAACTTTTCTACCCGTTTTCTTGTAAACGACGCTTGCGTTATGTCTAAGAAACCTCTGGTTACAGGAGCTATTTTCAAGTTCGAAGGCCAGTTGACGGTTGTAGTCCCGGGGGATGGTCCTTGCTACCGGTGTCTTTTCGAAGAACCACCTCCGCCCGGTGTCCTTCCCGCACCCTCAGAAGTCGGGCTTTTTGGAGCAATCCCGGGCGTTATCGGGACATTGCAGGCAGCAGAGGTCCTTAAACTAATCCTGCAAATTGGCACTTTACTCAAAGGTGAGCTTCTCATATATAATGCACTCAAACCTTCATTCAGGAAAGTAAAAATCCCGAAAAACCCTAATTGCCCTGTCTGCAGCGATAAACCAACAATAACTAAGTTGATTGAGTACAGCTAA
- the katG gene encoding catalase/peroxidase HPI produces MEHQTKESIKQKRSIWGKWPDLLNLKILYQNPVDNNPYGKDYNYPEEFKSLDLETVKKDLKELMTKSEDWWPADFGHYGGLFIRMAWHSAGTYRIGDGRGGANAGQLRFPPLHDWPDNVNLDKAIRLLWPIKKKYGRKISWADLIILAGNVALESMGFKTYGFAGGREDWWESDESVDWGPEAEWLEDRRRTKEGEIEMPYSAVQMGLIYVNPEGPGGNPDPVAAAKDIREIFKRMGMNDEETVALIAGGHSFGKCHGAAHESHVGPEPDATSIEEQGLGWKNSFKTGKGPDTITSGLEVTWTTTPTKWSINFLYNLFNYEWELIKSPAGKYQWIAKNAPEIIPDAHDTNKKHKPTMLTTDLALRFDPIYEKISRRFLENPEEFAKAFAKAWFKLTHRDLGPRARWLGHEVPKEIEPWHEPLPELNHPVIEDKDITELKNKILSSGLGISELVYTAWSSASTFRCSDKRGGTNGARIRLVPQKDWDVNMPEQLAKVLKVLEDIQIEFNNNHAKTDAKQVSLADLIVLAGCTAIGEAARKAGYAVQVPFTPGRVDASQEQTDIETYTYMEPKHDGFRNYLKTRFRLLPEKLLVDKAQLLGLTAPEMTVLIGGLRVLNANYKNLRYGVFTNRPEVLTNDFFVNLLDMGIYWKPVDDNYLFEGYGRKTNELKWTATRFDLIFGHNPQLRAIAEVYACDDAKEKFVNDFISAWNKVMNLGRF; encoded by the coding sequence ATGGAACATCAAACAAAAGAATCAATAAAACAAAAAAGATCAATATGGGGAAAATGGCCTGATCTTCTGAACCTAAAGATACTCTATCAAAACCCAGTTGATAACAATCCCTATGGAAAAGATTATAACTACCCTGAAGAATTCAAGAGCCTTGATTTAGAAACAGTAAAAAAAGACCTTAAAGAACTCATGACAAAATCTGAAGATTGGTGGCCTGCTGACTTCGGACATTATGGCGGACTGTTTATTCGTATGGCATGGCATAGCGCCGGCACTTATCGAATTGGCGATGGTCGCGGTGGTGCAAATGCAGGTCAGCTACGTTTTCCACCCCTGCATGATTGGCCTGATAATGTTAACCTTGATAAGGCAATAAGGCTTCTCTGGCCTATCAAAAAGAAGTATGGGAGAAAGATTTCATGGGCTGACTTAATTATTCTTGCCGGAAATGTAGCCTTAGAATCAATGGGGTTTAAAACTTATGGATTTGCTGGTGGTCGTGAAGACTGGTGGGAATCTGATGAGAGTGTTGACTGGGGACCTGAAGCAGAATGGCTTGAAGATAGACGCAGGACTAAAGAAGGTGAAATTGAAATGCCATACTCTGCTGTTCAGATGGGGCTTATTTATGTTAATCCTGAGGGTCCCGGAGGCAATCCAGACCCTGTGGCTGCTGCAAAAGATATCCGTGAGATTTTTAAACGTATGGGCATGAATGATGAAGAAACTGTTGCTTTAATCGCTGGTGGACATTCTTTCGGTAAATGTCATGGCGCTGCACATGAGTCTCATGTTGGCCCAGAACCAGATGCTACATCCATTGAAGAACAGGGATTGGGATGGAAAAACAGTTTTAAAACAGGCAAAGGGCCTGATACCATAACAAGTGGCTTAGAAGTGACATGGACTACCACACCAACAAAGTGGAGTATAAACTTTTTATATAATCTTTTTAATTACGAATGGGAACTGATTAAAAGTCCAGCAGGTAAATATCAATGGATAGCAAAGAATGCTCCAGAAATCATACCAGATGCCCATGATACAAATAAAAAACATAAACCAACAATGCTTACTACTGACCTTGCCCTGCGGTTTGACCCCATTTATGAAAAAATATCCCGTCGTTTTTTAGAAAATCCTGAAGAGTTTGCAAAAGCTTTTGCAAAAGCCTGGTTCAAACTTACCCATCGTGATCTCGGTCCAAGAGCGCGCTGGCTTGGACATGAAGTCCCCAAAGAAATCGAGCCATGGCATGAACCTCTGCCAGAACTTAACCATCCAGTAATTGAAGATAAAGATATTACTGAGTTAAAGAATAAAATACTTTCTTCAGGTCTTGGCATTTCAGAATTAGTTTATACTGCATGGTCATCAGCTTCTACCTTCAGGTGCTCGGATAAACGTGGTGGTACAAATGGTGCAAGAATTCGTCTTGTTCCTCAGAAAGATTGGGATGTAAATATGCCGGAACAGCTTGCTAAAGTACTTAAAGTACTTGAAGACATACAAATAGAGTTTAACAATAATCATGCTAAAACTGATGCTAAACAAGTATCTCTCGCCGACCTTATTGTTTTAGCTGGCTGCACAGCAATCGGAGAGGCTGCCCGTAAAGCTGGCTATGCTGTGCAAGTACCATTCACACCAGGGCGTGTTGATGCATCACAGGAACAGACGGATATAGAGACTTATACTTATATGGAACCAAAACATGATGGTTTTCGTAATTATCTAAAAACAAGATTTCGTTTACTGCCAGAAAAACTATTAGTTGATAAAGCTCAACTTCTTGGGTTAACTGCACCTGAAATGACAGTCTTAATCGGTGGGTTGAGGGTTCTGAATGCAAACTATAAAAATTTAAGATATGGTGTATTTACCAACCGTCCTGAAGTATTAACAAATGATTTTTTTGTAAACCTTCTTGACATGGGAATATACTGGAAACCAGTTGATGATAATTACTTATTTGAAGGATATGGTCGCAAAACCAACGAACTCAAATGGACTGCTACAAGGTTTGATTTGATATTTGGTCATAATCCACAACTTAGAGCAATTGCCGAAGTTTATGCCTGTGATGATGCAAAAGAAAAATTCGTAAATGACTTTATATCAGCATGGAATAAGGTGATGAATCTTGGTCGTTTCTAA
- a CDS encoding transcriptional repressor codes for MKKEMLDSFLSAFYEACQKNNLKVTPQRVEVYKELVKFNDHPSVTKIYKRVKQKFPNISFDTVNRTLQLFVEIGVAKLVEGVQDIRRYDGVTKRHNHFHCVKCNRIIDIYDERLDNIEIPEDLYEKLAIIDTKIVFNGLCEKCKK; via the coding sequence ATGAAAAAGGAAATGTTAGATTCTTTTTTGTCAGCTTTTTATGAAGCGTGTCAAAAAAACAATTTAAAGGTAACACCTCAACGGGTTGAGGTATATAAAGAATTAGTAAAATTTAATGACCATCCTTCTGTAACAAAGATATATAAGAGAGTAAAACAAAAATTTCCTAATATTTCTTTTGACACTGTTAATAGAACGCTTCAATTATTTGTGGAAATAGGAGTGGCAAAACTTGTAGAAGGAGTGCAAGACATAAGAAGGTATGATGGCGTTACAAAACGACACAATCACTTCCATTGCGTAAAATGCAATAGAATTATTGATATTTATGATGAGCGTTTAGATAACATTGAAATTCCAGAAGATTTATATGAAAAATTGGCAATTATAGATACTAAAATTGTATTTAATGGCCTGTGTGAAAAATGTAAAAAATAA
- a CDS encoding pyridoxamine 5'-phosphate oxidase family protein produces the protein MTLKEYFRSANGIGILSTADSKGKVDIAIYSVPHVFEDGTLAFIMRERLTHHNLQSNPYAAFLFIENNAGYRGVRLFLKKVKEETDSALIAKMTRRNLTPEEDKNKGPKFLVYFTVEKVLPLIGGGESNISLF, from the coding sequence ATGACACTCAAAGAATATTTCAGAAGCGCAAATGGCATAGGTATTTTATCTACCGCTGATTCAAAAGGCAAGGTAGATATAGCAATCTATTCTGTCCCTCATGTTTTTGAAGACGGAACATTAGCTTTTATAATGAGAGAACGTCTTACTCATCATAACTTGCAATCAAATCCATATGCCGCATTTTTATTTATTGAAAATAATGCAGGTTATAGAGGGGTAAGGCTGTTTTTGAAAAAGGTAAAGGAAGAGACTGACTCAGCCTTAATAGCTAAAATGACCAGACGCAATTTAACACCTGAAGAGGACAAGAATAAAGGTCCAAAATTTTTAGTATATTTTACCGTTGAAAAGGTACTCCCATTAATTGGAGGCGGCGAAAGCAATATCAGCTTATTTTGA
- a CDS encoding lipocalin family protein produces the protein MFLNLMGCMGTKEKTYLPLQIVPYVDLTRYAGTWYEIARYPHIFQEGCVGSKATYTLRDDGKISVLNECYDKSFSGKIRSAKGKAWIVDKETNAKLKVSFFWPFAGDYWIIDLGKNYEYAVIGHPSRKYLWILSRTKEIEPEVYKAILSRLRDKQYDTSKLIKTEQK, from the coding sequence ATGTTTCTGAATTTAATGGGATGCATGGGTACCAAGGAAAAAACTTATCTGCCTTTACAGATTGTGCCTTATGTGGATTTAACACGCTATGCAGGAACATGGTATGAGATTGCAAGATATCCCCACATCTTTCAGGAGGGTTGTGTAGGAAGTAAGGCAACGTATACCCTGAGAGATGATGGTAAAATCTCTGTTCTAAATGAATGTTATGACAAATCTTTCAGCGGCAAAATTAGGTCTGCAAAAGGTAAAGCATGGATAGTCGATAAAGAAACAAATGCCAAGTTGAAGGTATCTTTTTTCTGGCCTTTTGCTGGAGACTATTGGATAATTGATCTGGGTAAAAATTATGAATATGCCGTTATAGGACATCCGAGTCGGAAATACCTTTGGATTTTGAGCCGCACAAAGGAGATTGAGCCAGAGGTATATAAAGCAATTCTCTCTCGTTTGAGGGATAAGCAATATGATACCTCTAAACTTATTAAAACTGAGCAAAAATAG